The Plasmodium chabaudi chabaudi strain AS genome assembly, chromosome: 14 genome contains the following window.
TGCGAATAAaagagaaatatataaatacgaGAAAAATCAAACTATTGaacttttcattttttatatttatttgctaCATCTGTGaagtatattataaaaaatacgaaattcgtatatttttaaagttCGTTCTTTGTCGAATAAtttgatatttatttttatttatgatcTATAAATTTTACGATTTTATTACACGTGATTTAaaaccatttttataattttttaattgtatgcatttattagaatagaaaaaattgcATTTTTTCCCATCtacatattatacatacaatatttattatttgtattctttttattgttaaagaaaaaatatagaattcAAAATTATACTTATAAAGGATACGcttgttttttcttttcatacCTGTGATTATatacacacacatatatatatataaaagacaACATTGGTTAACAAActgtaaaatataaaaccctgttgataaaaatatatgtgtatataacaCTACTTACATATAAACCtccatataattattaattataataattaccGTGCCTCGtagttattttattttatttctcgGTGATCTAcgcatttattatatatttagcatacagtatttattttttaatatataataaccaAATATTTTGTCCATATATacttgttttatatataaatattttgtaatatgtaactattttttttaatagagaatttatataaatataaaaaataaataatcacatatatatattgttactataaattataaaagctattattttttattgttatttaatGTATGTGATTTAAATTAGAAAgttagaaaatatttacataagcatatatatatttatatatatatctattgTCCTGCATATACAACctgtgcatatatattaacgTGGTTTATGCACGTATATGTATGTTACACACGTAGTAGCACTATTTTActacaatattattttttttttgttccaTATAGGAATATTACTATATTAATAGGTTGTGAATTTATTGTACCcctttcttttattttctattttacgttttttttttatagtttgTTACACATTTTGTGTTTTTCATTCCTATTTAAtacttaataaaaataaaaaaaaaaataaaatggaagGTACTAATTCAGAAATTAATATGAAGGTTGATGATCAAATAACAAAGAGAGGAACTATAGTTgatcaaaatgaaaagaggCAATGCAACAGTGATGATTGCTTAGATAATGATAACTCAGTAGGTGGAAATGGTGGTGgctatttatttaatttgctAGGCcgtttaaataattataaaaagcCTAAATCCAAATCTCCATCCGAAGAAGCTGGTATGAATGGTAATTGCGACACAGAAGGGAATGACAATATTAgcttaaaagaaaatgaattgaaaaaagaaaatttaaatgctGGTCAGCCAGAAAAGgcaaatgcaaaaaaaaatgatgcaACTAAAAAAGGTGAACAAACTCCCAAAGGTGGCGCATCTAAAAAGGGTGAGCAAGCTCAAAAAGGTGGTGCATCTAAAAAAGGTGAATCAGCCAAAAAAGGTGGCGCATCTAAAAAGGGTGAACAACCTCAAAAAGGTGATGCATCTAAAAAGGGTGATGTAAGTTCCAAAAGCGATGCAAGCTGTTCAAAAGGGTCTCCTCCAAAACATGCAACAAAAAATGGTGAACTAGCCAAAAATGGTAATGCTAGAGagttaaagaaaaatgaagataaagaaaaattatataaactagaacaaaataaaaatgatgatattgctgataacaataatagtaataaaaagaacGGAGGTAACACCATTGACAATACCAATAGTGATAGTGTAATGAAACTTGGACAATCACAATGTagagaaaaaatagaagaaCTAATAAAGGAAATAAGAATAACCGATGGGCTttatgatgataaaaataacgagatatttttgttgtatactgaattatataaatatttaattgatttaacagattatattaatattggAGGTAATAGTcttaaaaagtatataaaggaagaaattgaaaaattaaaagaaaataacgAATTAACATTtcactttttaaaaaatttcaaaaagaaaaaaaataatattttattaaatttgaatGATTCAAcattaaatgaaattaaaaattcattttttgacaattttgaaaaaatattaaaaggaATGGATGAAGAATCATTAGAACAATATTACAATGATCTTGAGGAAAGTGTAATGAAGAATCGAAATTTAGGtgcaatatttataatccTATGTAGAAATCAAACGATATATGTCTTAGacgatttatataaaaatgtgtatgCACCAACAGTTGATAATGTTGAAGAAACAAATAGAGTAATAAAAAGACTTGGCAATATGAACAATTTCACAAGAATTATAATAACTGTAAATGTTTCTAATAGTACAAATAGGgacaacaaaataaataacaatgCTGATAGGAGtgctaaaaatataattgctAACGGAATTAAGAACAACATGAATGgcacaaataataatatagtcCATGATGGTGtagaaaatgaattatcATCAGTTCTTCAAAATGgtataaacaataatatgTCTATGGTTGGCTGTAATAGTAATCCAAATAGTAACAACAGTAAAAACTATTTGATGAGTATGAGTcgaaatattcaaaaagtTTCTGAAGGTATAAATGAAGATGATCAAATGGATGATGATGAGTTTGATGAGAGACAAGAATTTGAAGATGAGCATtcaaatttagaaaataaaacaccATTTAGTTCTTTAAGAAATGaaagtaataaattaaatttcaataaaaaaacatcaaACTATTTCcgtaaagaaaataatgatgcaCAAGTTTTATTATCAGCATGTACAACAAATGTTTCGTCCTCGTtcgttgaaaaaaaattaagggAAAAAAacgttaaaaaaaaaataatgagtAATGATACTAATAGCTCGAAGAATAATCATATGCTGTTTACTGATAAAAGTACATCGAAAAGTATATCATATGATAGAAATCACTTAAATACGAATACTACAGCAAATAACCTTCTTATTAGTAGCAATAGCAACGACACAACACTTAACTGCAGTAATATGGGTAGTAATAATGGAACCACTAatagtataataaataatagcaaTGGTATGAATGGTAGTAATACTAGTAGCAACAatggtaataataatacaaatagtAATATGAGTACAAATGGTAGTACAAACTTGGGAAATAGCAACAATATATGCAGTAATGGTATTTTAGGAGGTATTGCTAATGGAGTTATTAATAACAAcacaaatattaataataacaattgCAATAGTGTATCAGATAATGATTATTTTAGTGATATGAtggtatatatttcttgGGTTCCTAAAAGTGCTAGATGTCAATACCCATTAGAATTACCCAAAAATTCTGCTGAAAGAAATAAGCTAGCTGAATATATTGAAGCCAAAGAACAGatgctttatattttgaaattaaTGGGATATGAAGAAATcgataatatttatttccatcCACCAAAGGGCTcacatattaaaataaaatttaaaacattagcatgtatgaataaatttttaaaagcttataaaaatactcCAGATAAATGGAAAGAAGATATgtttaacttttttaacATCCCATTAAGAAGTAGCATATCAGTTCGAGACCTTCGAATCGAAAGAGCAGTACCTAGATCATCTACAGctgattttaaaaaaattaaaaaaattaacaaaaataatcatgatttgtttttgtttaaggaaaattataatttgtgtCAAGATAGTTCAACggaaaaattagaaaaaattaattttcaaTATGATTCATAtagcaaaaatattatgggAACAGTAGGTTCTACTGGTAATAGTCGTTGTGACAATAATAGCACATCTACAATGCATTCTTTTATACAAGGTGGTAATGtaaagaataataattccGTGTTAAACAATATGGCCACCaataacaatattaaaaaatataatgctggaaagaaatattttcctaaaataaaaggatttaacaatataaattCAGAATATGTAAACAACAGTATGATGTCCAATAATAGTACATTTGATGATAtggataataatataatatttgctcatgataataataatgctgATGATGTTGACAATTCTGTTAATGTTCCTTGCAATAACAATATGGCTAGCTGTTCAGGTGATGGTACAAGTATTATGCAAAATTCACGATTATACTCCGTTAATAACAATAGAAACAATATTGGAGCTACTACTGTTATGATACCTAATGGAATGATAGGAAATCGAAATAATACTGGCCAAAATATTAGTAACACTGTAAGTAGTAGTAGAATAGGAATGCACAATATGAAAGAGAATGGAAAATATTACttcgaaaataaaatgtataaccACATGAACAGAGgtaacatatttaatagtaataatctAATGcctaataatttaaataacgacaattttatcaacaataataatgatgatgatgGAAACAATGTACATAACAATAGTAATATTGGTAATAGTAATATGTGcataaatggaaaaaatgaaaatggaaaattaaattataatattaaccATAGTGCAACCATGTTTACATCTAGAAACCCATCAAggaatatgtatattttgaaaaataaaaatatgaatagaAATGGTATGGGAACAGAAACAGACACAGGTGGATCTTCGCTTTTATCAGCATCTACATTTGTAAACACAAATACTGGGCATTCAattaataaagatataatgAATAACAACCAAAGTTTTAGtctaaaaaaacaaacacATTATGCTTCATACTCTAATAATACGAATGGAAACATTAACGGTTTAAATGATCATATATTCTCATATACtactaataataataacaaccTATCATTAGCTCTAAATAATAGAATATTAAATGAGAATTCGAGAAACGCTAATAATTATTCTAATAGAGATTTACAAAATGAAGCAGGAAACTTAACTCATTTCAGTACTAATATTATGGATCAgaattttgaaaaagaaaaaaatcatcTTAGAAAGTTTAAAAACTGCTACATGGGTagtaatacatataatgaCAATACAATGAATAATGTggatacaaataataataataatgtggATAACAATAAGgttgttaataataatgcccttgaaaataataatgtcaATTCGAGTGCTTCTATAATTAACGGACCcctaaataataataataacaatagaAGTAGAAGTAGCAGTAATGGCAATATGGATCGAATGATAAATAGCTGTATGCATAGATTAGGTAATGTAAAGTcgcataataataatagttttTGCAATCCTGCCTTTAGCTCAAACctattaaacaaaaaatatatgcaaaataatcatataaataataataacaataataatgacgATATAAAAGAGgactttaaaaatttaattaatatcgattttataaatgatatagaTATGGattatgaagaaaaaagcCATCATAATATAACGAATGACATCCTTACTAGAAATTCTAATAGCCATTTACATTCAAAACAAGGAAATGcaaaaagatatatacCATTGAGCAATTGCTTGAGTGATGGCTTGTTAGAAAATAGGGCCGGAAATTGTACCAGTAGTACTACTATGAAAGGAAGAGATTATAGTAtgtatgaaaatttatcatttaataatatgaaagatTTTGGAAGCATAAAAGATTTTAAAAGTTTAAACGATTTTAACAGTATTATCAACGATGTAGGAGATAAatcaaatgatataaattttaatgaaaatgatttcGCATATCCAAGTg
Protein-coding sequences here:
- a CDS encoding asparagine-rich protein, putative — its product is MEGTNSEINMKVDDQITKRGTIVDQNEKRQCNSDDCLDNDNSVGGNGGGYLFNLLGRLNNYKKPKSKSPSEEAGMNGNCDTEGNDNISLKENELKKENLNAGQPEKANAKKNDATKKGEQTPKGGASKKGEQAQKGGASKKGESAKKGGASKKGEQPQKGDASKKGDVSSKSDASCSKGSPPKHATKNGELAKNGNARELKKNEDKEKLYKLEQNKNDDIADNNNSNKKNGGNTIDNTNSDSVMKLGQSQCREKIEELIKEIRITDGLYDDKNNEIFLLYTELYKYLIDLTDYINIGGNSLKKYIKEEIEKLKENNELTFHFLKNFKKKKNNILLNLNDSTLNEIKNSFFDNFEKILKGMDEESLEQYYNDLEESVMKNRNLGAIFIILCRNQTIYVLDDLYKNVYAPTVDNVEETNRVIKRLGNMNNFTRIIITVNVSNSTNRDNKINNNADRSAKNIIANGIKNNMNGTNNNIVHDGVENELSSVLQNGINNNMSMVGCNSNPNSNNSKNYLMSMSRNIQKVSEGINEDDQMDDDEFDERQEFEDEHSNLENKTPFSSLRNESNKLNFNKKTSNYFRKENNDAQVLLSACTTNVSSSFVEKKLREKNVKKKIMSNDTNSSKNNHMLFTDKSTSKSISYDRNHLNTNTTANNLLISSNSNDTTLNCSNMGSNNGTTNSIINNSNGMNGSNTSSNNGNNNTNSNMSTNGSTNLGNSNNICSNGILGGIANGVINNNTNINNNNCNSVSDNDYFSDMMVYISWVPKSARCQYPLELPKNSAERNKLAEYIEAKEQMLYILKLMGYEEIDNIYFHPPKGSHIKIKFKTLACMNKFLKAYKNTPDKWKEDMFNFFNIPLRSSISVRDLRIERAVPRSSTADFKKIKKINKNNHDLFLFKENYNLCQDSSTEKLEKINFQYDSYSKNIMGTVGSTGNSRCDNNSTSTMHSFIQGGNVKNNNSVLNNMATNNNIKKYNAGKKYFPKIKGFNNINSEYVNNSMMSNNSTFDDMDNNIIFAHDNNNADDVDNSVNVPCNNNMASCSGDGTSIMQNSRLYSVNNNRNNIGATTVMIPNGMIGNRNNTGQNISNTVSSSRIGMHNMKENGKYYFENKMYNHMNRGNIFNSNNLMPNNLNNDNFINNNNDDDGNNVHNNSNIGNSNMCINGKNENGKLNYNINHSATMFTSRNPSRNMYILKNKNMNRNGMGTETDTGGSSLLSASTFVNTNTGHSINKDIMNNNQSFSLKKQTHYASYSNNTNGNINGLNDHIFSYTTNNNNNLSLALNNRILNENSRNANNYSNRDLQNEAGNLTHFSTNIMDQNFEKEKNHLRKFKNCYMGSNTYNDNTMNNVDTNNNNNVDNNKVVNNNALENNNVNSSASIINGPLNNNNNNRSRSSSNGNMDRMINSCMHRLGNVKSHNNNSFCNPAFSSNLLNKKYMQNNHINNNNNNNDDIKEDFKNLINIDFINDIDMDYEEKSHHNITNDILTRNSNSHLHSKQGNAKRYIPLSNCLSDGLLENRAGNCTSSTTMKGRDYSMYENLSFNNMKDFGSIKDFKSLNDFNSIINDVGDKSNDINFNENDFAYPSGNMNNNLTNVCDGVNIDGSCVVMPDGFNNYFSDDKSNLYDNNKNNFFNYYNSMMQSANTGNIHMNQNNNMGNTISNKIISNNMNNNNIGGDNNNTNNNGGNNNTNSHLSLVNEASINDNFSSVDCVENNTHGSAKINNMNEAYY